A DNA window from Trichosurus vulpecula isolate mTriVul1 chromosome 2, mTriVul1.pri, whole genome shotgun sequence contains the following coding sequences:
- the LOC118839798 gene encoding homeobox protein otx5-B-like — MKPSKLEPGLTSDSSTSSKKGAKRERTMFNEVQLDILLGEFHKNPYPNYSVRSELANRLDVPESRIQNWFQNRRAKQSRQLKEKESLNLSGQPQDQGEQSSLVHGSKNPQTSTPSQVPQESLPETQLAWPNRSRFPSSKMTKVTLGEGSGFPETVATASALTKEASTSPGAWLQPPGLTVESHACLKSPTWASSSQSTPSRLQTLKRGQQPERRLWLEYLRQLHEQSQQYPWMQEYLEYLQQHPVPVAPALAPSPPAAPLADTLPSASASLATEATGPETTPAK; from the exons aACCTGGCTTGACCTCTGACTCATCTACAAGCAGTAAAAAAGGGGCTAAGAGGGAGCGTACCATGTTCAATGAAGTTCAGCTGGACATCCTTCTGGGTGAATTTCATAAGAACCCATATCCTAACTACTCCGTCAGAAGTGAGCTCGCCAACCGCCTCGATGTTCCCGAGTCTAGAATACAG AATTGGTTTCAAAACCGAAGAGCTAAACAATCAAGACagctgaaagaaaaggaaagtttgAATTTATCTGGACAGCCCCAGGACCAGGGCGAACAGAGCTCCTTGGTTCATGGCTCCAAAAATCCTCAGACTTCAACTCCTAGCCAAGTTCCACAGGAAAGTCTCCCAGAGACCCAGTTAGCTTGGCCAAATAGATCCAGGTTTCCCTCATCTAAGATGACCAAGGTGACCCTTGGGGAAGGTTCTGGCTTTCCAGAGACAGTGGCTACAGCCTCAGCACTGACCAAGGAGGCTTCCACGAGCCCAGGAGCCTGGCTGCAGCCTCCTGGCCTGACTGTGGAGTCTCATGCCTGTTTAAAGTCCCCGACCTGGGCAAGCTCCTCCCAGAGCACACCCTCCCGGCTCCAGACCCTGAAGAGAGGACAGCAGCCGGAGAGACGGCTTTGGCTCGAGTACCTTCGCCAGCTTCACGAGCAGTCACAGCAGTATCCCTGGATGCAGGAGTATCTGGAATACCTGCAGCAGCACCCAGTTCCCGTAGCCCCTGCCCTAGCCCCTAGCCCACCAGCAGCCCCCCTGGCAGATACCCTTCCCAGTGCCTCAGCATCCTTGGCCACAGAAGCCACAGGGCCAGAGACCACTCCTGCCAAATGA